A stretch of the Marinobacter sp. JH2 genome encodes the following:
- the gmtX gene encoding gamma-mobile-trio protein GmtX, whose translation MSEPNEVYEAILGQLKNSRSRKSLEALHAVCKEHHESGSVDFRISTIAKLGASRGAPSEQTIRNKTGEHYRAVIEAWQALGDQKKKAIKAQTTPSGEYDWVDEVSNKTHRFLILDLISKVRKLRAENKRFASIKKLEIDYRAGAEDKSESRLPSLLSHEIDALRDAISEESLKLKGWTKTERGSIKDQNGKVVLRNGFVDALEKALSIGND comes from the coding sequence ATGAGTGAACCGAACGAAGTCTACGAGGCCATACTGGGCCAACTGAAAAATTCTCGTTCCAGGAAGTCCCTGGAGGCCCTTCACGCCGTTTGCAAGGAACATCATGAGTCAGGCTCGGTTGATTTCAGAATCTCAACGATTGCGAAGCTTGGGGCCAGTCGTGGCGCTCCTAGCGAGCAGACCATCCGAAACAAAACCGGAGAACATTATAGAGCGGTCATTGAGGCTTGGCAGGCGCTTGGAGACCAGAAAAAGAAAGCGATCAAAGCACAGACCACGCCCTCGGGCGAGTACGATTGGGTTGATGAGGTAAGCAATAAAACTCACCGCTTCCTCATACTCGACCTGATTTCGAAGGTCCGTAAATTGAGGGCCGAAAATAAAAGGTTTGCATCGATCAAGAAATTGGAAATTGACTACCGAGCGGGTGCTGAAGACAAATCTGAATCGAGGTTACCGAGCCTGTTGAGTCACGAGATTGATGCATTGAGAGACGCCATCTCTGAGGAGTCCCTTAAATTAAAGGGCTGGACTAAAACAGAACGCGGCAGCATCAAGGACCAAAACGGCAAGGTTGTCCTCAGAAACGGTTTTGTGGATGCCCTTGAAAAAGCGTTGAGTATCGGGAATGACTAA